A single Oryzias melastigma strain HK-1 linkage group LG24, ASM292280v2, whole genome shotgun sequence DNA region contains:
- the LOC112157929 gene encoding reticulon-4-interacting protein 1 homolog, mitochondrial (The sequence of the model RefSeq protein was modified relative to this genomic sequence to represent the inferred CDS: added 53 bases not found in genome assembly): MAPIRFLRLLNAKAANSMKTLVRPGFCTCSRRNVCSSPSRLQSYMSAWVIDQYGSNGVLRFTEEIALPVINVASEVMIKVNAASLNPLDVAMRGGYGATLLNLRRDPSSVLSSSDEFPLILGRDVSGTVVDCGSGVTHFAPGDEVWAAVPPWKQGSLAEYVKLTEYEVSHKPKSLSHVEAASIPYVASTALSALVNAGGLCRESCSDKRVLITGASGGVGTFSIQLLKAWGAHVTVTCSQNAEGLVRGLGADEVVDYTAEDAPEQLEMMAKFDVVLDNVGGDTERWAMGLLKPWSGAKYVTLVSPLLLSTDSMGLVDGTFQAGCALHNKAFENMLSRGVFYRWAFYAPDGPALDDISTLMDAGKILPVVEAQFPFAQVPQAFQKLEHGHARGKTVVKVSEEDDSCRETAESEEEMQEKAELP; the protein is encoded by the exons ATGGCACCGATTCGGTTTTTGCGGCTGCTTAATGCGAAAGCTGCTAACTCGATGAAAACATTAGTCCGTCCCGGGTTCTGTACGTGCTCCAGAAGAAATGTCTGCAGTTCACCTTCAAGGCTGCAGAGCTACATGTCAGCCTGGGTCATTGATCAGTATGGCTCTAATGGAGTTCTGAGGTTTACAGAGGAAATCGCTCTGCCTGTTATAAATGTCGCCAGCGAGGTGATGATAAAAGTCAACGCAGCCAGTCTGAACCCTCTGGATGTTGCAATGAGGG GAGGGTATGGAGCTACACTGCTGAACCTCAGAAGAGATCCTTCATCTGTACTGAGCAGCTCAGATGAATTTCCTCTGATTTTGGGTCGTGATGTGTCAGGAACTGTGGTCGATTGTGGATCTGGAGTTACACATTTTGCTCCTGGAGATGAG GTGTGGGCGGCCGTTCCTCCTTGGAAACAAGGCAGCCTTGCAGAGTATGTGAAGCTAACAGAGTATGAG GTTTCCCACAAACCAAAATCTTTGAGTCACGTAGAAGCGGCGTCCATCCCGTACGTCGCCAGCACTGCTCTGTCTGCTCTCGTCAACGCTGGTGGTCTTTGCAGAGAAAGCTGCTCAGATAAAAG AGTTCTGATCACTGGAGCATCAGGAGGGGTGGGAACATTTTCAATTCAG CTGTTAAAAGCTTGGGGTGCACATGTAACCGTTACGTGCTCCCAAAACGCGGAGGGTCTCGTCAGAGGACTGGGGGCGGACGAGGTCGTGGACTACACAGCTGAAGACGCACCGGAACAACTAGAAATGATGGCGAA GTTCGATGTCGTTTTGGACAACGTGGGCGGCGACACAGAGCGGTGGGCGATGGGCCTGCTGAAGCCGTGGTCGGGGGCGAAGTACGTCACGCTGGTGTCGCCTCTGCTCCTCAGCACTGACTCCATGGGCCTGGTGGACGGGACCTTTCAGGCTGGATGCGCGCTCCACAATAAGGCCTTCGAG AACATGCTCTCCAGAGGCGTTTTCTACAGGTGGGCGTTCTACG ATCCTTCCAGTGGTGGAGGCCCAGTTCCCTTTCGCCCAGGTGCCTCAGGCTTTTCAGAAACTGGAGCACGGCCACGCCAGAGGGAAGACCGTGGTCAAGGTGTCTGAAGAGGACGACAGCTGCAGAGAAACTGCAGAATCAGAGGAGGAGATGCAAGAAAAAGCCGAATTACCCTGA